The following proteins are co-located in the Microvirga ossetica genome:
- a CDS encoding ABC transporter ATP-binding protein, translating to MATIALDSLVKRYGQTTVVHGIDLAIREGEFVVLVGPSGCGKSTTLRMIAGLEEISGGQIRIDGRIVNDLQPKDRNIAMVFQNYAIYPHVTVADNIAFGLYRSKLSKSEKRQRVEQAAETLGLSHLLERRPSALSGGQRQRVAIGRAMVRDPAAFLFDEPLSNLDAQLRTQMRIEIKRLHHRLGTTSVFVTHDQVEAMTMADRIVVMRDGRILQIGTPLDLYEKPVDVFTARFIGSPTMNLLPANLRDGRADLSTGGSVRVPPSSTKTSEILVGVRPQDLVPTPADSSGLTVSGPVAVVETLGSETLVHIESEGQTLIGSAPGRLIPQIGEHLTLHAPAERLYYFDKVTEKALAAS from the coding sequence ATGGCGACCATCGCACTCGACAGCCTCGTCAAGCGATATGGACAGACGACGGTCGTCCACGGGATCGACCTGGCGATCCGGGAAGGTGAGTTCGTGGTTCTGGTTGGCCCTTCCGGATGCGGCAAGTCGACAACGCTGCGGATGATTGCAGGACTCGAGGAAATCAGCGGCGGCCAGATCCGAATCGACGGGCGCATCGTCAATGACCTTCAGCCGAAAGACCGGAACATCGCCATGGTGTTCCAAAACTACGCCATCTATCCTCATGTGACCGTGGCCGACAACATCGCCTTCGGTCTCTACCGGTCCAAGCTCTCGAAGAGCGAGAAGCGGCAGCGCGTCGAACAGGCAGCAGAAACGCTCGGTCTCTCGCACCTCCTGGAGCGCCGACCCTCGGCCCTCTCGGGCGGCCAGCGACAGCGCGTCGCCATCGGACGGGCGATGGTTCGCGACCCCGCTGCGTTCCTCTTCGACGAACCTCTCTCGAACCTCGATGCCCAGTTGCGCACCCAGATGCGCATCGAGATCAAACGCTTGCATCACAGGCTCGGCACCACGTCGGTTTTCGTCACTCACGACCAGGTCGAAGCCATGACGATGGCCGACAGGATCGTCGTGATGCGGGACGGACGTATCCTGCAGATCGGAACGCCTCTGGATCTGTATGAGAAGCCGGTCGATGTCTTCACCGCGCGCTTCATCGGCAGCCCGACGATGAATCTGCTGCCGGCCAATCTGCGGGATGGCCGGGCCGATTTGTCTACCGGCGGCTCGGTTCGGGTTCCGCCGTCATCGACCAAGACGTCCGAGATCCTGGTCGGCGTCCGTCCTCAGGACCTTGTTCCGACACCGGCCGATTCGTCAGGCCTCACCGTCTCAGGTCCGGTTGCCGTCGTGGAGACCCTCGGCTCCGAGACGCTCGTTCATATCGAGAGCGAGGGTCAGACCCTCATTGGCTCCGCTCCCGGCCGTCTGATTCCGCAGATCGGCGAACATCTGACCCTGCATGCTCCGGCCGAACGCCTCTACTACTTCGACAAGGTTACAGAAAAAGCATTGGCAGCCTCATGA
- the argH gene encoding argininosuccinate lyase, translating into MTAGTFNDTSVFPDPVYKETVLRPLFDGARDHHVEGFRLIDRAHLVMLHETGILTIEQARPIAQALESIDRELDVSALTYTGEVEDFFFLIEKELRKRLGPDLAGRLHTARSRNDIDHTLFKLGLKHRIDPLLERMVRLAETLTSVAERESNTLIVAYTHGQPAQPTVFGHYLSAVLETLLRDIARLEAARDIVDRSPMGAAAITTSGFPIDRDLMAHLLGFSRPLQNSYSCIASIDYITSTYSAIELAFLHLGRFIQDLQVWTSFEVGQVYVPNAFVQISSIMPQKRNPVPIEHMRHLASQTVGRAQAMLTILHNTPFTDMNDSEGESQGFGYGAFESGGRVLDLLSALVPALRINPERVRQNIRRSCITVTELADSLVRLEGLSFREAHEIAADVARSVVAIEGDIATDGYQAFQEAFQRCAGRKTQVEPTQFATIVSPENFVAVRDRFGGPAPKALSSAIAGYNREIADIRSRMRETEKHAVASAQDLQSRFTALLGGR; encoded by the coding sequence ATGACTGCAGGCACGTTCAACGACACGTCCGTCTTTCCCGATCCGGTCTACAAGGAGACAGTGCTTCGTCCGCTTTTCGACGGGGCCAGGGATCACCATGTCGAAGGGTTCCGGCTGATCGACCGGGCTCATCTGGTGATGCTGCATGAGACGGGCATCCTCACCATCGAGCAGGCGAGGCCCATCGCTCAGGCTCTGGAATCCATTGATCGCGAGCTCGATGTCAGCGCACTGACCTATACTGGCGAGGTGGAGGATTTCTTCTTCCTGATCGAGAAGGAACTGCGCAAGCGCCTGGGTCCCGATCTCGCGGGCCGTCTTCACACGGCGCGTTCGCGCAACGACATCGACCACACCCTGTTCAAGCTCGGACTCAAGCATCGCATCGATCCCCTGCTGGAACGCATGGTGAGGCTGGCCGAGACCCTGACTTCGGTGGCGGAGCGGGAGAGCAACACTCTTATTGTCGCCTATACCCATGGGCAGCCGGCGCAGCCGACCGTCTTCGGCCATTACCTCTCCGCCGTTCTCGAAACCCTGCTGCGCGACATCGCCCGCCTGGAGGCGGCGCGCGATATCGTCGACCGCTCTCCCATGGGGGCGGCCGCCATCACCACGAGCGGCTTCCCCATCGACCGGGACCTGATGGCTCATCTGCTTGGCTTCAGCCGGCCGCTGCAGAATTCCTATAGCTGCATCGCGTCCATCGACTACATCACCTCGACCTATTCGGCGATCGAGCTTGCCTTCCTGCATCTCGGCCGCTTCATCCAGGACCTGCAGGTCTGGACGAGCTTCGAGGTCGGCCAGGTCTATGTGCCCAACGCCTTCGTGCAGATCAGCTCGATCATGCCGCAGAAACGCAATCCCGTTCCCATCGAGCATATGCGCCATCTGGCATCGCAGACCGTCGGGCGGGCGCAGGCGATGCTCACGATCCTGCACAACACCCCCTTCACCGACATGAACGACAGCGAGGGCGAGAGCCAGGGCTTCGGTTATGGCGCCTTCGAAAGCGGCGGACGGGTTCTCGACCTGCTCTCGGCTCTTGTTCCGGCTTTGCGGATCAATCCGGAGCGTGTCCGACAAAATATCCGCCGCAGCTGCATCACAGTGACGGAGCTGGCCGACAGCCTCGTTCGCCTCGAAGGATTGTCCTTCCGCGAAGCGCACGAGATCGCGGCAGACGTCGCACGCTCTGTCGTCGCCATTGAGGGCGATATTGCAACCGACGGCTATCAGGCTTTTCAGGAAGCCTTTCAACGCTGCGCAGGCCGCAAGACGCAGGTCGAGCCGACGCAGTTTGCGACGATCGTCTCGCCGGAGAACTTCGTTGCCGTCCGCGACCGTTTCGGCGGCCCCGCTCCGAAGGCGCTTTCTTCCGCGATTGCCGGATACAACCGGGAGATCGCGGACATTCGCAGCCGGATGCGAGAGACCGAAAAGCACGCCGTCGCATCCGCGCAGGACCTTCAATCCCGTTTCACCGCACTTCTCGGAGGACGCTAA
- a CDS encoding carbohydrate ABC transporter permease — protein sequence MKEAASSQVLPLSRIRPGRIIAWTLLFIGGVIMVTPLLFMLSTSLKDASQVYDLRVIPVAPTLDNYIEILGDGRFTRWFVNSMIVAIIVTLSNVFFDSLVGYTLAKFRFRGRYIVFIAILSTLMIPTEMLVLPWYLMASQFGWIDSYWGIMFPGMMTAFGTFLMKQFFESVPDDFLEAARIDGLNEFTIWWKIAMPLVTPALSALAIFTFLGNWTAFFWPLIVTTSAELYTLPVGLSSFAVEQSIQWEKIMTGASIATLPTLIIFLFLQRYIVRGVMLAGLKG from the coding sequence ATGAAGGAAGCCGCATCCTCCCAGGTCCTTCCCCTGTCGCGCATAAGGCCCGGCAGGATTATCGCCTGGACGCTCCTGTTCATCGGCGGCGTCATCATGGTGACGCCCCTCCTCTTCATGCTGTCCACCTCCCTCAAGGACGCCTCGCAGGTTTACGACCTGCGCGTGATCCCGGTGGCACCCACGCTCGACAACTACATCGAGATCCTGGGCGACGGGCGCTTCACGCGCTGGTTCGTCAACTCGATGATCGTGGCGATCATCGTCACGCTCTCGAACGTCTTCTTCGACAGTCTCGTCGGCTACACGCTGGCGAAGTTCCGGTTCCGCGGCCGCTACATTGTCTTCATCGCCATCCTGTCCACCCTGATGATCCCGACGGAGATGCTGGTCCTACCCTGGTATCTGATGGCAAGCCAGTTCGGATGGATCGACAGCTATTGGGGCATCATGTTTCCGGGCATGATGACGGCGTTCGGGACTTTCCTGATGAAGCAGTTCTTCGAGAGCGTTCCGGACGACTTTCTCGAGGCGGCCAGGATCGACGGTCTCAACGAGTTCACCATCTGGTGGAAGATCGCCATGCCGCTGGTAACCCCTGCCCTGTCGGCCCTCGCGATCTTTACGTTCCTTGGCAACTGGACCGCCTTCTTCTGGCCGCTCATCGTCACCACGAGCGCGGAGCTCTATACCCTGCCGGTCGGTCTCTCCAGCTTCGCGGTGGAGCAATCCATTCAGTGGGAAAAGATCATGACCGGCGCAAGCATCGCGACGCTTCCCACCCTCATCATCTTCCTCTTCCTCCAGCGCTACATCGTCCGCGGCGTGATGCTGGCCGGACTCAAAGGCTAA
- a CDS encoding carbohydrate ABC transporter permease: MSLGQKQVIWAWGFLAVPLVFYVVIRFWPTFQAFYLSVTDWTITKPASFVGIENYKRLLVDPLFWQVFRNTFMYLILGTPISLLISFVIAYYLDRVRFMHSFIRALYFLPFLTTAAAMAWVWRWFYQPVPIGVINDVLSSFGIPQQPFLRSTTQALPAVLAPAVWAGLGFQIIIFLAGLRAIPVTYYEAARIDGLSEGAILRRITLPLLKPTLVFLVVFSSIGFLRIFDQVYNINTNDPGGPLNATKPLVLMIYQTAFSSYEMGYAAAQTVVLFVILLVISLVQLRIMRDR, encoded by the coding sequence ATGAGCCTGGGCCAGAAACAGGTGATATGGGCGTGGGGCTTCCTCGCGGTTCCTCTGGTCTTCTATGTGGTGATCCGCTTCTGGCCGACCTTTCAGGCTTTCTACCTGTCGGTCACGGACTGGACCATCACGAAGCCGGCCTCCTTCGTGGGGATCGAGAATTACAAACGGCTCCTCGTAGACCCGCTCTTCTGGCAGGTGTTCCGCAACACCTTCATGTACCTGATCCTTGGTACGCCGATCAGCCTGCTGATCTCGTTCGTGATCGCCTATTACCTTGATCGGGTGCGGTTCATGCATTCGTTCATCCGCGCCCTATATTTCCTCCCTTTTCTCACGACCGCGGCGGCAATGGCATGGGTCTGGCGCTGGTTCTATCAGCCCGTTCCCATTGGCGTGATCAACGACGTCCTGTCCTCGTTCGGCATTCCGCAGCAGCCCTTCCTTCGCTCCACCACTCAGGCGCTGCCGGCCGTGCTGGCACCGGCGGTCTGGGCGGGGCTCGGGTTCCAGATCATCATCTTTCTCGCCGGCCTGCGGGCGATCCCGGTCACCTATTATGAGGCCGCGCGGATCGACGGCCTGTCGGAGGGGGCGATCCTGCGCAGGATTACGCTGCCGCTTCTCAAGCCGACCCTCGTCTTCCTCGTCGTGTTCTCGTCGATCGGCTTCCTGCGCATCTTCGATCAGGTCTACAACATCAACACGAACGACCCCGGCGGGCCGCTGAACGCGACCAAGCCGCTCGTGCTGATGATCTATCAGACGGCGTTCAGCTCCTATGAGATGGGATATGCGGCGGCTCAGACGGTTGTCCTGTTCGTCATCCTGCTCGTCATCTCCCTCGTCCAACTGCGCATCATGAGAGACCGCTGA
- a CDS encoding extracellular solute-binding protein: MRFRHMLASVAIGVATLASSSVKAVEIEYWQYVFDTRVKAMTQLITKFQEANPDIKVKQTTFPYADYQTKVAAAILAGQGPDVVQLFYGWTDSFIAGKMIRPLRAEAFPAADIERDFFPIVSAMKRGNDYYGLPTAVRSLALFYNKKILKDAGLDPNNPPKTLDELVAAAEKTTKRDGSGNIVSAGMTLDMGGQDHQWWREVLIRQFGGVPYTDNDTKVTYNDEAGLKALTFYTDLQKKHKVGQTGFMDEGQAAFRAGLAAMTIDGTFRLGSFGTIKAFEWGVVELPANAQGLRSNYASYFANAITSKAEGEKLAAAEKFLKYVSSPEAMKIWMDVVGELPARRTAALTPENAAHPVYGPFLKGLEYAHTTLFKDELAQRQVAIDMVNRVLIGGEEPKASLAKAAEAEQAILDRAKR, encoded by the coding sequence ATGCGTTTTCGTCACATGCTCGCGAGCGTCGCCATAGGCGTCGCAACTCTCGCCTCATCCAGTGTGAAGGCGGTCGAGATCGAATACTGGCAGTATGTCTTCGACACCCGCGTCAAGGCGATGACCCAGTTGATCACCAAGTTCCAGGAAGCCAACCCGGATATCAAGGTCAAGCAGACGACCTTCCCCTATGCCGATTACCAGACGAAGGTGGCCGCTGCGATCCTGGCAGGCCAAGGCCCCGACGTGGTGCAGCTCTTCTACGGCTGGACCGACAGCTTCATCGCCGGCAAGATGATCCGCCCGCTTCGCGCGGAAGCCTTCCCCGCCGCCGATATCGAGCGTGACTTCTTCCCGATCGTGAGCGCCATGAAGCGCGGCAACGATTATTACGGACTACCGACCGCCGTGCGCTCCCTCGCGCTGTTCTACAACAAGAAGATCCTCAAGGATGCGGGCCTCGATCCCAACAACCCGCCCAAGACGCTCGACGAACTCGTCGCGGCCGCCGAAAAGACCACGAAGCGCGATGGCAGCGGCAACATCGTCTCCGCCGGCATGACCCTCGACATGGGAGGGCAGGATCACCAATGGTGGCGCGAGGTGCTGATCCGTCAATTCGGTGGCGTTCCCTATACGGACAACGACACCAAGGTCACCTATAATGACGAGGCCGGCCTGAAGGCTCTCACCTTCTACACCGATCTGCAGAAGAAGCACAAAGTCGGGCAGACAGGTTTCATGGACGAAGGCCAGGCTGCTTTCCGCGCCGGGCTCGCCGCCATGACCATCGACGGCACCTTCCGCCTCGGCTCCTTCGGCACGATCAAGGCCTTCGAGTGGGGCGTGGTCGAACTGCCCGCCAATGCCCAGGGCCTTCGCAGCAACTATGCCAGCTATTTTGCCAACGCGATCACCAGCAAGGCGGAAGGTGAGAAGCTTGCCGCTGCCGAGAAGTTCTTGAAATACGTCTCTTCCCCAGAGGCCATGAAGATCTGGATGGACGTCGTCGGCGAGCTGCCGGCCCGTCGTACCGCGGCTCTCACGCCTGAGAATGCCGCTCACCCGGTCTACGGTCCGTTCCTCAAGGGGTTGGAATATGCCCATACCACCTTGTTCAAGGACGAACTCGCCCAGCGCCAGGTTGCCATCGACATGGTCAACCGCGTCCTGATCGGCGGCGAGGAGCCCAAAGCGTCGCTCGCCAAGGCAGCCGAGGCGGAGCAGGCGATCCTCGACCGCGCCAAGCGCTGA
- a CDS encoding ROK family transcriptional regulator, producing the protein MPRKPKAGARSTIGSNPERNRSHNRRVVLDVVRQLGPVGRMEISRHAHLSTQAVSNIVEDLVADGLLIKAGRLRAGRGLPPIQFAVNPNGGMTAGVEIAADHVSTLLVDIGGRIRAERTVSIRRNDPDAVLPVVKGEIEAAQAHLDPPVPQLLGIGVVMPGPFNVEGMSSVGPTTLSGWSDFDAAGRIGNMMGVPITLENDATAAAVGERLHGAARDLKNFCLIYFGQGLGLGIMIDGRPFRGANGNAGEIGHVLVKKGGHLCSCGQHGCLEAYASIQALAERLSVAGVEDLDYARLEQLHHEKHPVIAEWVDEAAEYLAPQVAMLENLFDPEAVVIGGALPPSLLEDLIQAMQPLPLSVASRRNRNEARLIRGRTGRLTAALGAAALPLLETMTPRLDTAHAARREQPNEEISLAG; encoded by the coding sequence ATGCCAAGAAAACCCAAGGCAGGAGCGAGGTCGACGATCGGGAGTAACCCGGAGCGGAATCGGTCCCACAACCGAAGGGTGGTGCTGGACGTCGTGCGCCAGCTCGGACCGGTCGGACGCATGGAGATCTCGCGGCATGCGCATCTCAGCACGCAGGCCGTGTCGAACATCGTCGAGGATCTTGTCGCCGATGGACTGCTTATCAAAGCCGGACGTCTGAGAGCGGGCCGCGGTCTGCCGCCGATCCAGTTCGCCGTCAATCCCAATGGCGGCATGACCGCCGGAGTAGAGATCGCTGCCGACCACGTCTCCACCCTTCTCGTGGATATCGGCGGTCGCATTCGCGCGGAGAGGACCGTCTCGATCCGAAGGAACGATCCCGACGCGGTTCTTCCCGTCGTCAAGGGCGAGATCGAGGCGGCGCAGGCGCATCTGGACCCTCCCGTGCCGCAGCTTCTCGGAATCGGTGTCGTGATGCCGGGGCCGTTCAATGTCGAGGGAATGTCGTCGGTGGGTCCAACGACCCTGTCAGGATGGTCCGACTTCGATGCGGCCGGCCGCATCGGAAACATGATGGGCGTGCCCATCACCCTTGAGAACGATGCGACTGCCGCCGCCGTCGGCGAACGCCTTCACGGTGCTGCCAGGGATCTGAAGAATTTCTGCCTCATCTATTTCGGCCAGGGGCTTGGTCTCGGCATCATGATCGACGGCCGCCCGTTTCGCGGCGCCAACGGCAATGCGGGCGAGATCGGCCACGTGCTGGTGAAAAAGGGAGGTCACCTCTGCTCTTGTGGGCAGCATGGCTGTCTCGAGGCCTATGCGTCGATTCAGGCGTTGGCGGAAAGGCTGTCCGTGGCCGGGGTTGAGGATCTCGATTATGCGCGGCTAGAGCAGCTTCACCACGAGAAGCATCCCGTCATTGCGGAATGGGTTGACGAGGCTGCGGAATATCTCGCGCCTCAGGTCGCGATGCTCGAAAATCTCTTCGATCCCGAAGCCGTCGTGATCGGCGGCGCTCTGCCGCCGAGCCTTCTGGAGGATCTGATCCAGGCGATGCAGCCGCTTCCCTTATCGGTTGCAAGCCGCAGGAATCGAAACGAGGCCCGCTTGATCCGTGGGCGGACAGGCCGCCTGACCGCTGCCCTCGGCGCTGCTGCCCTGCCGCTTCTTGAAACCATGACCCCCCGGCTCGATACCGCTCACGCGGCTCGCCGAGAACAACCGAACGAGGAGATCTCTCTTGCTGGATGA
- a CDS encoding PIG-L family deacetylase: MLDDHSRLARAVHQPALVRLHRALSRLRSALTVMNTGAHPDDEINGMLSALRFAMGMRVVVACSTRGEGGQNALGPERGAALGVLRTAEMEEAARRMDADVAWLGHGPDDPVHDFGFSKNGEDTLRRWGEERIVERLVRAYRHYRPDIVIPTFLDVPGQHGHHRAMTRAAEKAFFMAADPAAFPEHGKLGLRPWQICKFYLPAWSGAGYAYDDEVPPPPATLSVQVSGGDEVTGLAYRQLGEWSRAAHASQGMGMWRDDPVDQWSLHLKLRAGGSSVAERDIRDHLPVNLADLAAVHTLPEAVALKLREAQDHIDAAIVAFPDRTRIVKALSWAASLIEETRDGLARNVIDQIGHRLDRKLREIDAAIFEASASGARAIFKGASHPGSKPVLEVRIDAPGLADLTIDPRLPDEVSIAEVSRNSVRTDYTVEIPASISLTENYAAAFDPLGGNGPASIRISGEIDGRVVRVDLDPEEPFTIGPAQSLSLDPSTAIVRIGTPTSSIPIRSVGADATGWQAPEGWIVRRQEGKWVVESPERPVAGLATLVPTVDGRPASAARTIAYPHIRQRTFVAPTDLRILTLDVALPPGARIGYVGGGSDNVGVHMRRLGLDVTDLGEADLTTGSLADFTTIVVGIFAFGLRRGLKAATDRMHRFVEKGGHLVTLYHRPTDAWDPERTPPRRLVIGSPSLRWRVTDPAAPITVLQPDNSLLTYPNHIEAGDWQGWDKERGLYFAAEYDAAYEELLSVNDVGEQPLKGALVSAHIGQGRHTHVALVLHHQLDKLVPGAFRLLANLVQPA; encoded by the coding sequence TTGCTGGATGATCATAGCCGTCTGGCCCGCGCCGTGCATCAGCCTGCGCTCGTCCGCCTGCACCGTGCGCTGAGCCGCCTGCGATCCGCATTGACCGTCATGAACACCGGAGCGCATCCGGACGACGAGATCAACGGCATGCTGTCAGCCCTGCGCTTTGCCATGGGAATGCGCGTGGTGGTTGCCTGTTCGACGCGCGGGGAAGGAGGACAGAATGCCTTGGGGCCTGAGCGCGGTGCCGCCCTCGGCGTGCTCAGAACCGCTGAAATGGAGGAAGCCGCCCGTCGCATGGATGCCGACGTGGCATGGCTCGGCCATGGGCCGGACGATCCGGTTCACGATTTCGGCTTCTCCAAGAACGGCGAGGATACCCTGCGGAGATGGGGCGAGGAGCGCATCGTCGAGCGTCTCGTTCGAGCGTATCGACATTACCGGCCCGACATCGTCATCCCGACATTTCTGGATGTCCCCGGGCAGCACGGTCATCACCGCGCCATGACGCGTGCAGCCGAAAAAGCATTCTTCATGGCAGCCGACCCGGCAGCATTTCCGGAGCACGGTAAGCTGGGCCTTCGGCCGTGGCAGATCTGCAAGTTCTACCTCCCCGCATGGTCGGGAGCCGGCTATGCCTATGACGACGAAGTGCCGCCACCGCCCGCGACGCTGAGCGTCCAGGTTTCAGGCGGAGATGAGGTGACCGGTCTCGCGTATCGGCAGCTTGGCGAGTGGTCGCGTGCTGCGCATGCATCCCAGGGGATGGGCATGTGGCGCGACGATCCGGTCGACCAATGGAGCCTTCACCTGAAGCTGCGCGCGGGCGGCTCATCTGTCGCAGAGCGCGATATCCGGGATCATCTCCCTGTAAACCTTGCCGATCTTGCCGCCGTCCACACCCTGCCCGAAGCAGTCGCTTTGAAGTTGCGGGAAGCGCAGGACCATATCGATGCCGCGATAGTGGCATTTCCCGACAGGACACGGATCGTCAAGGCACTCAGTTGGGCGGCATCCCTGATCGAAGAGACACGAGATGGACTTGCGCGCAACGTCATCGATCAGATCGGGCATAGGCTCGACCGTAAGCTGCGGGAGATCGACGCCGCCATTTTCGAGGCGAGCGCCAGCGGAGCTCGCGCGATCTTCAAGGGCGCGTCTCATCCAGGATCCAAGCCGGTGCTCGAGGTCCGCATCGATGCGCCCGGCCTTGCTGACCTGACGATTGATCCAAGGCTTCCCGACGAGGTTTCAATCGCGGAGGTTTCCCGCAATTCGGTACGTACCGACTACACCGTCGAGATCCCCGCATCCATATCCCTGACCGAGAATTATGCCGCAGCTTTCGATCCACTGGGAGGAAACGGTCCGGCCAGCATCCGCATCTCCGGCGAGATCGACGGACGCGTCGTCAGGGTCGATCTGGACCCGGAAGAGCCGTTCACGATTGGCCCCGCGCAATCTTTGTCTCTCGATCCGTCGACCGCGATCGTCAGGATCGGGACGCCGACGTCGAGCATTCCTATTCGATCCGTCGGCGCGGACGCGACGGGCTGGCAGGCGCCGGAGGGATGGATTGTGCGGCGACAAGAGGGCAAGTGGGTCGTTGAGTCGCCGGAGAGACCTGTCGCCGGTCTTGCCACGCTCGTTCCGACGGTGGATGGCCGGCCTGCAAGCGCTGCGAGGACGATCGCCTATCCTCATATTCGGCAGCGCACCTTCGTTGCGCCGACGGATCTCAGGATCCTCACTCTCGATGTCGCTTTGCCTCCCGGTGCACGCATCGGATATGTGGGAGGCGGGAGCGACAATGTCGGTGTGCATATGCGCCGGCTCGGGCTCGACGTCACGGATCTCGGAGAGGCCGACCTGACGACGGGTTCGCTTGCGGACTTCACCACCATCGTCGTCGGCATCTTCGCGTTTGGTCTCAGACGCGGCCTCAAGGCTGCGACCGACAGGATGCATCGGTTCGTGGAGAAGGGCGGCCATCTGGTGACGCTCTATCACCGTCCCACCGATGCCTGGGATCCCGAGCGGACACCGCCTCGCCGTCTCGTCATCGGTTCACCCTCGCTTCGGTGGCGCGTGACCGATCCGGCCGCACCCATCACGGTTCTGCAACCGGACAATTCCTTGCTCACCTATCCGAACCATATCGAAGCGGGTGACTGGCAAGGGTGGGACAAGGAGAGAGGTCTCTATTTCGCGGCCGAATACGATGCTGCCTACGAAGAGTTGCTGTCCGTGAACGATGTAGGCGAACAGCCGCTCAAGGGTGCGCTGGTCTCCGCTCACATCGGCCAGGGCCGCCACACCCATGTGGCGCTGGTGCTGCATCATCAGCTGGACAAGCTGGTTCCCGGCGCCTTCCGTCTTCTGGCCAATCTGGTTCAGCCTGCCTGA
- a CDS encoding DMT family transporter: MATEPETGLIRSPVPLWSSAGWLLLDMALVTVMQAIVKAEGETYPAIQLVFLRSLVGFVSVAPLVWRHRAKLTNLSNIRGHLTRVGFNSIALTLNFAAFAALPLALVTAIGFIRPLALLVMASILLGENVSRIRYLFTVLGFIGVIIMVRPDAISWNMGLIAAFGSVFFGSLAVVQTRRLAGENTVVLMLFYTVGLTLLTSIPAALVWVPIPYSEAPNIILVGVLAQLGQYCWLQAYQKQEARLLAPLGYLSIIFSGLAGWFFFAEIPSLSLCLGAVIVVLTTLSATPVERWLKSRR; the protein is encoded by the coding sequence ATGGCTACCGAACCAGAAACCGGCCTCATCCGGTCTCCCGTGCCGCTGTGGAGCAGTGCGGGATGGCTGCTGCTCGACATGGCGCTGGTGACCGTCATGCAGGCCATCGTCAAAGCCGAAGGAGAGACCTACCCCGCGATCCAGCTTGTCTTTCTCCGCTCGCTTGTCGGATTCGTTTCTGTAGCGCCGTTGGTATGGCGTCACCGCGCCAAGCTGACGAACCTGTCGAACATTCGCGGGCATCTCACGCGCGTCGGGTTCAACTCGATCGCATTGACCCTCAATTTTGCCGCCTTCGCCGCGTTGCCGCTCGCCTTGGTGACGGCGATCGGGTTCATCCGGCCACTCGCGCTTCTGGTGATGGCCTCGATCCTGCTGGGAGAGAACGTCAGCAGGATACGCTACCTCTTCACGGTACTGGGCTTCATCGGTGTCATCATCATGGTGCGGCCGGATGCGATCTCCTGGAACATGGGATTGATCGCGGCTTTCGGATCGGTGTTCTTCGGCTCCCTTGCCGTGGTTCAGACGAGGCGGCTCGCCGGCGAGAACACCGTCGTCCTGATGCTCTTCTATACAGTGGGGTTGACTCTGCTGACGTCGATCCCGGCCGCTCTCGTGTGGGTTCCGATCCCGTATTCCGAGGCACCGAACATCATTCTCGTCGGCGTTCTGGCCCAGCTCGGCCAATATTGCTGGCTGCAGGCCTACCAGAAGCAGGAAGCACGGCTTCTCGCGCCGCTCGGCTATCTCTCGATCATCTTTTCCGGCTTGGCGGGCTGGTTTTTCTTCGCGGAAATCCCGTCGCTGTCCCTGTGCCTCGGCGCCGTCATCGTCGTCCTAACTACGCTGTCGGCCACGCCCGTTGAGCGCTGGCTCAAGAGCAGGCGGTGA
- a CDS encoding PRC-barrel domain-containing protein, whose translation MPTKLPNEREMRQPGSMELDPAGEGVAIEETQRLIASSKVEGTPVFNRAGEQLGTVYNFMVDKVSGQVAYVVMSFGGFLGIGESYHPLPWRALTYDTRLGGYVVDIDKDRLSGAPRYEAGEDPFMDDEYGARVDAYYRTTPTA comes from the coding sequence ATGCCGACAAAGCTGCCGAATGAGAGAGAAATGCGTCAGCCGGGATCGATGGAACTCGATCCGGCCGGCGAGGGCGTCGCCATCGAGGAAACGCAGCGGCTGATCGCTTCCAGCAAGGTCGAGGGTACGCCGGTGTTCAATCGGGCAGGGGAGCAGCTGGGAACGGTGTATAATTTCATGGTCGACAAGGTTTCTGGCCAAGTCGCCTATGTCGTCATGAGCTTCGGTGGGTTTCTCGGCATCGGAGAGAGCTATCATCCGCTCCCATGGCGGGCGCTGACGTATGACACGCGGCTTGGCGGCTATGTGGTGGACATCGACAAGGACCGGCTCTCGGGCGCTCCCCGATATGAGGCCGGAGAGGACCCATTCATGGATGACGAATACGGCGCCAGAGTCGACGCTTATTATCGGACGACGCCGACGGCCTGA